The following proteins are co-located in the Chryseobacterium scophthalmum genome:
- the lpxD gene encoding UDP-3-O-(3-hydroxymyristoyl)glucosamine N-acyltransferase, whose product MEFTASQIASFIDGKIIGDENALITGVSPIESGESGHLSFVAQDRFAHHLETSQCSVLIVTETLINKDQYNPTIIAVKDAYLSFQILMNLYQEMQGRKEGVEDGSSIHDTAVIGDRVYIGTFTYVSEKAKIGEGTQIFPQVYIGKGVKIGKNCKIDSGARIYDYCIIGDNCVIHSNTVIGGDGFGFQPTPEGFQKIPQLGNVIIEDNVEIGSNCSIDRATIGSTTIGKGTKIDNLIQIAHNVKIGANNVIAAQAGIAGSTTIGDWNQIGGQVGIVGHIKIGNQVKIQAQSGVNSSVNDKDTVYGSPAISYNDYLRSYVHFRNLPELAKRINNLENNSKDHTNE is encoded by the coding sequence ATGGAATTTACAGCTTCGCAAATTGCAAGTTTTATTGACGGAAAAATTATAGGTGACGAAAACGCACTTATTACCGGAGTTTCCCCTATTGAGAGCGGAGAATCCGGCCATCTTTCTTTTGTTGCGCAAGATCGTTTTGCGCATCACTTAGAGACTTCGCAATGTTCGGTACTTATTGTTACCGAGACCCTTATCAATAAAGATCAATATAATCCTACCATTATAGCTGTAAAAGATGCTTATCTTTCTTTTCAGATTTTAATGAATCTGTATCAGGAAATGCAGGGCAGAAAAGAAGGTGTTGAAGATGGTTCTTCCATTCACGATACTGCCGTTATAGGAGATAGAGTTTATATTGGTACGTTTACCTATGTTTCAGAAAAGGCTAAAATTGGTGAAGGTACACAGATTTTTCCTCAAGTCTACATTGGTAAAGGAGTGAAGATTGGTAAAAACTGTAAAATAGACAGTGGTGCAAGAATCTATGATTACTGCATTATTGGTGATAACTGTGTGATACATTCTAATACCGTAATTGGTGGTGACGGATTTGGTTTTCAGCCTACTCCGGAAGGTTTCCAAAAAATTCCTCAGTTAGGAAACGTTATTATCGAAGATAATGTGGAAATTGGTTCTAACTGTAGTATCGACAGAGCTACAATTGGTTCTACGACCATTGGGAAAGGCACAAAAATCGATAACTTGATTCAGATTGCACACAATGTAAAAATCGGTGCAAACAATGTAATTGCTGCGCAAGCGGGAATTGCAGGTTCTACTACGATTGGAGATTGGAACCAGATTGGCGGTCAGGTTGGAATTGTAGGTCATATAAAAATAGGAAACCAGGTAAAAATTCAGGCGCAAAGTGGAGTGAACTCCAGCGTTAATGATAAAGATACCGTTTATGGTTCTCCTGCGATCAGCTATAATGACTATCTTAGAAGCTACGTGCATTTCAGGAACCTTCCTGAATTGGCGAAAAGAATAAATAATCTTGAGAATAACTCAAAAGATCATACTAATGAGTGA
- a CDS encoding bifunctional UDP-3-O-[3-hydroxymyristoyl] N-acetylglucosamine deacetylase/3-hydroxyacyl-ACP dehydratase, whose product MSDMQKTLQEEVTLSGIGLHTGKEVKLTIKPAKENTGFVFVRTDLEGRPHVEADVNYVVATERGTTLEKLGVKINTCEHLLAALVGCDIDNAVMEMDASEPPILDGSSKFFVEAIESVGIVEQAVAREYLVVKEVLSYSDPATGSEITIIPSDHYEVTTMVDFGTKVLGTQNATLKNISEFKEEISSARTFSFLHELEMLLDHGLIKGGDISNAIVYVDKDLTVETTEKLKKAFGKDHVSIRPNGILDNLTLNYPNEAARHKLLDVIGDLALTGVKIKGKVIANKPGHFVNTQFAKKLNRQWKLQKKKNVPEFDLTKEPVFDINGIMKLMPHRPPFLLIDKILELSDSHVVGLKNVTMNEPFFVGHFPKEPVMPGVLQVEALAQTGGILVLASVPDPENYSTYFIKIDKVKFKRKVVPGDTMIFKIELIEPIRRGIVHMQGYGYVGDTVAVEAELMAQVAKNKID is encoded by the coding sequence ATGAGTGATATGCAAAAAACCCTTCAGGAAGAGGTTACTCTTTCTGGAATAGGTCTTCATACTGGTAAAGAAGTAAAATTAACCATTAAACCTGCAAAAGAAAATACAGGTTTTGTTTTCGTACGAACAGATCTTGAAGGAAGACCTCATGTAGAAGCAGACGTAAATTACGTTGTGGCTACAGAAAGAGGAACTACTTTGGAAAAACTTGGCGTTAAAATCAATACTTGCGAACATCTTTTAGCTGCTTTGGTTGGTTGTGATATCGACAATGCTGTTATGGAAATGGATGCTTCAGAACCTCCAATTTTAGATGGTTCTTCGAAGTTTTTTGTTGAAGCAATCGAAAGTGTAGGTATTGTAGAACAGGCAGTTGCAAGAGAATATCTTGTTGTAAAAGAGGTATTGAGCTACAGCGACCCGGCAACAGGTTCGGAAATTACAATTATCCCTTCAGATCATTACGAAGTGACTACTATGGTAGATTTTGGGACTAAAGTTTTAGGAACTCAGAATGCTACTCTTAAAAATATTTCAGAATTTAAAGAAGAAATTTCTTCTGCAAGAACATTCAGCTTTTTGCATGAATTAGAAATGCTTCTTGATCACGGTTTAATCAAAGGCGGAGATATTTCTAACGCTATTGTTTACGTTGACAAAGATCTTACTGTAGAAACTACAGAAAAACTAAAGAAAGCTTTTGGTAAAGATCACGTATCGATTAGACCCAATGGTATTTTAGATAATTTAACTTTAAACTATCCAAACGAAGCGGCAAGACACAAATTATTAGATGTAATTGGTGATTTAGCTTTAACAGGTGTTAAAATTAAAGGAAAAGTTATTGCCAATAAACCTGGACATTTTGTAAATACTCAGTTTGCTAAAAAGTTAAACCGTCAGTGGAAGTTACAGAAAAAGAAAAACGTTCCTGAGTTTGATTTAACAAAAGAGCCTGTTTTCGACATCAACGGAATTATGAAGTTGATGCCTCACAGACCTCCTTTCTTATTGATTGATAAGATTCTTGAACTTTCTGATTCTCATGTGGTTGGTTTGAAAAATGTAACAATGAATGAGCCTTTCTTCGTTGGACATTTTCCTAAAGAACCTGTAATGCCTGGAGTTTTACAAGTAGAAGCTTTAGCACAAACCGGAGGTATTTTGGTTTTGGCAAGCGTACCGGATCCTGAAAATTATTCAACTTATTTCATTAAAATTGATAAAGTGAAATTTAAGAGAAAAGTTGTACCAGGTGATACAATGATTTTCAAAATTGAATTAATAGAGCCTATCAGAAGAGGTATTGTTCACATGCAGGGTTACGGATATGTTGGTGATACTGTAGCAGTAGAAGCAGAATTGATGGCTCAAGTTGCAAAAAATAAAATTGACTAA
- the lpxA gene encoding acyl-ACP--UDP-N-acetylglucosamine O-acyltransferase: MIHQLAAVDKRAKIGRNVVVEPFTTIAADVEIGEGTWIGSNVTIMDGARIGKNCKIFPGTVISAIPQDLKFDGEDTQTIIGDNTTLRECVTVNKGTKALGYTKVGDNCLIMATSHVAHDCIIGNNVIIANGCGIAGHVEIGDFTVMGGLSAVQQFGKIGKHTMVSGGSLIRKDIPPYIKVAREPISYAGINSVGLRRRGFTNDKIFEIQKIYRYIFQMKMNVTQALVYIEKEMLPTAERDEILEFIKNSPGGIVKGYGTSKE, from the coding sequence ATGATTCATCAATTAGCGGCCGTAGATAAACGTGCAAAAATTGGCAGAAATGTAGTAGTAGAACCTTTCACAACAATTGCTGCAGATGTGGAGATTGGTGAAGGTACATGGATAGGATCTAATGTAACCATCATGGATGGTGCGAGAATCGGAAAAAACTGTAAAATTTTCCCAGGAACGGTAATTTCTGCAATTCCGCAGGATTTAAAGTTTGACGGAGAAGACACACAGACCATCATCGGAGATAACACTACTTTGAGAGAATGTGTGACAGTAAATAAAGGAACAAAAGCTTTAGGATACACCAAAGTAGGAGATAACTGTCTGATTATGGCGACTTCTCACGTAGCCCACGATTGCATCATCGGGAACAATGTAATTATTGCAAACGGTTGTGGTATTGCAGGTCACGTAGAAATAGGTGATTTTACGGTAATGGGTGGTCTTTCTGCGGTTCAGCAATTCGGTAAGATTGGGAAACATACTATGGTTTCCGGAGGATCATTAATCAGAAAAGATATTCCGCCTTACATTAAAGTTGCAAGAGAGCCAATTTCTTATGCCGGAATTAATTCTGTAGGTTTAAGAAGAAGAGGATTTACCAACGATAAGATTTTCGAAATTCAGAAAATTTACAGATATATCTTTCAGATGAAAATGAATGTTACACAGGCATTGGTTTACATCGAAAAAGAAATGCTTCCAACGGCTGAAAGAGATGAGATTTTAGAATTCATCAAAAACTCTCCGGGAGGTATTGTAAAAGGATACGGAACAAGCAAAGAATAA
- the efp gene encoding elongation factor P — translation MATSNDIRKGLCIEFSNDIFKIIEFLHVKPGKGPAFVRTKMKSVTNGKVLDNTFSAGHKIDEVKVITRKFQYLYDDENGFHFMNNEDFSQLYLNKEMIENSNLMKAGEEVTIILKEADETPLSAELPQSVYLEVIEADPGVKGNTATNALKNAIVETGARVMVPLFIEPGDKIKVSTEDGSYLERVK, via the coding sequence ATGGCAACAAGTAACGATATCAGAAAAGGTCTTTGCATCGAATTCAGCAATGATATTTTCAAAATTATTGAGTTTCTTCACGTAAAACCAGGGAAAGGTCCTGCTTTCGTAAGAACAAAAATGAAATCTGTAACGAACGGAAAAGTTCTTGATAACACTTTTTCTGCAGGTCACAAAATTGACGAAGTAAAAGTAATCACGAGAAAATTCCAGTATCTTTATGATGACGAGAATGGTTTCCACTTTATGAATAACGAAGATTTTTCTCAGTTATATTTAAACAAAGAAATGATCGAAAACTCAAACCTGATGAAAGCAGGTGAAGAAGTTACCATCATTTTAAAAGAAGCAGACGAAACTCCGCTTTCTGCTGAATTGCCACAGTCAGTTTATTTAGAAGTTATCGAAGCTGATCCGGGTGTGAAAGGAAATACTGCTACCAATGCCTTGAAAAACGCAATCGTTGAGACAGGAGCAAGAGTAATGGTTCCTTTGTTCATCGAGCCGGGTGACAAAATCAAAGTGAGCACAGAAGACGGTTCTTACTTGGAAAGAGTAAAGTAA
- a CDS encoding LpxD N-terminal domain-containing protein, producing MTFHQPQKLKTIADLIGAKFIGSEDLEVLGTNEIHRVRSGEIVFVNHPKYYDKALNSAATIILIDKEVECPEGKALLVSDDPFRDFNKINTHFIRIYNFTETLHDVEIGEGTKIHPSAVLGNNITIGKNTLIFPNVVIGDRTVIGDNVVIQSNTVLGGDAFYYRKLNGNFDRLISVGNVIIENNVEIGNGCTIDRGVTDSTIIGEGSVLDNQIQIGHDTVIGKKCLIASQVGVAGCCIIGDEVTLWGQVGIASGNTIESGSVILGKTGVNRDLKKGTYIGMFAEDFKTYLKKEVKLRNLE from the coding sequence ATGACGTTTCATCAGCCACAAAAACTCAAAACAATTGCAGATCTTATCGGAGCAAAATTCATAGGCTCTGAGGATCTTGAAGTATTGGGAACCAACGAAATTCACAGAGTAAGATCTGGCGAAATTGTTTTCGTAAACCACCCAAAATACTACGATAAAGCTTTAAATTCTGCGGCAACGATTATCTTGATCGATAAGGAAGTAGAATGTCCGGAAGGTAAAGCGCTTTTGGTTTCAGACGATCCTTTCAGAGACTTCAACAAAATAAATACCCATTTCATAAGAATTTATAACTTCACCGAAACCCTTCATGATGTAGAAATAGGGGAGGGAACAAAAATTCACCCTTCAGCAGTTCTTGGAAATAATATTACCATCGGAAAAAACACTTTAATTTTTCCAAACGTTGTTATTGGCGATAGAACGGTTATTGGTGATAATGTTGTCATTCAATCTAATACCGTTTTAGGGGGCGATGCATTTTATTACAGAAAACTCAACGGAAATTTCGACCGCTTGATCTCTGTAGGAAATGTAATTATCGAAAACAATGTAGAGATCGGAAACGGTTGTACCATCGATAGGGGAGTTACAGACTCTACGATTATTGGTGAAGGTTCTGTTTTAGATAACCAGATCCAGATAGGGCACGATACCGTAATCGGTAAAAAATGTCTGATTGCTTCTCAAGTCGGTGTTGCTGGATGTTGTATTATTGGTGATGAGGTAACTCTTTGGGGACAAGTTGGTATTGCCTCCGGAAATACGATCGAAAGCGGTTCTGTAATTTTAGGCAAAACGGGAGTCAACAGAGACCTTAAAAAAGGAACCTACATCGGAATGTTTGCCGAAGATTTTAAAACCTATCTTAAAAAAGAAGTGAAATTGAGAAATCTGGAATAA
- a CDS encoding 5-methylcytosine restriction system specificity protein McrC, with product MGIFLREHISKKLIITKDADLYCKEKGSHILHVLEEKLEIIPRMFKTERGKPYYCFSWSASENEITLNSDYFVGLDWLTQDRFIHVEPKLNFAVLTSFEKVISQKEVGISENKIKELDELAEKEVTTASVIIDGKNDLVKEVNVIAMLMEVMTYSEVAKETDSLLLIDWEAPEIEIEQKQDLLTPFLVVKFLKLLQDIARKGLKKSYYKIQENLKNRVKGKILVGQQIKQNVFKNRFTNTVCDYQVFGEDSLENRFLKKVLLFCTQYVENNKYYFKKENDISGIVNFIRPAFEHVSLEVDMQDIKHLKYNPFFKEYKDAIKIGQQILKRFSYNITKTTAEKISTPPFWIDMPKMFELYVYAKLLADNRELNHTNFNYQFATYGNSLDFLISTKDYKIVVDTKYKLKYNYSQIHEDIRQVAGYARLNKVREKLKYSDNEEIPCLIIYPKPLQNNEYDEDSLKIENLMTAEICVYHKVFKLGVSVPIL from the coding sequence ATGGGAATTTTCTTAAGAGAACATATCTCAAAAAAACTTATCATCACAAAAGATGCCGATCTTTATTGTAAAGAAAAAGGTAGTCACATCCTCCACGTTTTAGAAGAAAAGCTTGAGATAATACCCCGCATGTTTAAAACCGAGCGCGGTAAACCATATTACTGCTTTTCTTGGAGCGCATCAGAAAATGAAATAACCTTAAATTCTGACTATTTTGTAGGCTTGGATTGGCTTACACAAGATAGATTTATTCACGTTGAACCGAAGCTTAATTTTGCAGTTTTAACCAGCTTCGAAAAAGTAATCTCACAGAAAGAAGTGGGAATTTCAGAGAATAAAATAAAAGAATTAGATGAGTTAGCGGAGAAAGAAGTAACGACAGCTTCCGTAATTATTGATGGTAAAAATGACTTAGTAAAAGAAGTCAATGTCATTGCGATGTTGATGGAAGTTATGACATACAGTGAAGTGGCAAAAGAAACAGATTCTTTATTACTGATAGATTGGGAAGCTCCTGAAATTGAAATCGAACAAAAACAAGATTTGCTAACGCCATTTTTGGTGGTTAAGTTTTTAAAACTTCTTCAAGATATTGCACGAAAGGGCCTTAAAAAATCATATTATAAAATTCAGGAAAATCTTAAGAACAGAGTAAAGGGTAAAATTTTAGTTGGGCAACAAATCAAACAGAATGTTTTTAAGAACCGTTTTACCAATACAGTTTGTGACTATCAGGTTTTTGGAGAAGACTCTCTCGAAAACCGCTTTTTGAAAAAAGTGCTTTTATTCTGTACACAATATGTTGAAAATAATAAGTATTATTTCAAAAAGGAAAATGATATTTCGGGGATTGTTAACTTCATTCGGCCGGCTTTTGAACATGTGAGTTTAGAGGTAGATATGCAAGATATTAAACATTTAAAATACAATCCATTTTTCAAAGAATATAAAGATGCAATCAAAATCGGACAGCAGATTTTGAAAAGATTTTCATACAATATCACTAAAACAACAGCTGAAAAAATATCTACGCCACCATTTTGGATAGATATGCCAAAGATGTTTGAATTGTATGTTTATGCAAAGTTATTAGCAGATAATCGAGAGCTCAACCATACAAATTTTAATTATCAGTTTGCTACGTATGGTAATTCTCTTGATTTTTTGATTTCTACAAAAGATTATAAAATTGTGGTTGATACAAAATATAAACTCAAATACAATTACAGTCAGATCCATGAAGACATTAGACAAGTCGCTGGATACGCAAGATTAAATAAAGTTAGAGAAAAATTAAAATACTCTGACAATGAAGAAATTCCATGTTTGATTATTTATCCAAAGCCACTTCAGAATAATGAATATGATGAAGATAGCTTAAAAATTGAAAATTTAATGACAGCAGAAATTTGTGTTTATCATAAAGTTTTTAAATTAGGAGTATCGGTGCCAATATTGTAA
- a CDS encoding AAA family ATPase yields the protein MRTLQNIANEIVIWEGWRDNYRDFVPLFIEEAKTGNDWKNWNADIFWEYFEKSNDQCVSSVKRSYFTGEEKKRIKENWHEVSPILQKIALSQDVPLYDSYYELKDVIKKYTNQNRKVATNRLIAGLQPNLSCTIVNEDNLRVFIKKLNENVVDCNIPITGDWFRNSNAVWHFFSENLKSSSLYENITLPWQMYEYFINDENNDMSEIPEKRESIVTLLQYKNQIILQGPPGTGKTREAKLIAESMLELNEDEIQKSERFKIIQFHPSYTYEDFVRGIVAKQNEDGEGIMYEAENKTLGKFAENAWRNFIASQQSEKNVDNVEYIFDQFRLHIISKLAEDEKFELTNNIYISEIDDRRFKYKGDNWKRHPKGLNIRYSEFKKVIEISPSNRQEIVMNTSLKSLTRSHATYFFELFTKFKEFCENNKEFLNNEETHKKYILVIDEINRANLSSVLGELIYALEYRGEEVESMYEVDGSQKLILPPNLYIIGTMNTADRSVGHIDYAIRRRFAFVDVMPKDLTNEMKEGEFYTTLFEDVKSLFTTDDYKTKSDYISQEFEPKDVALGHSYFIDKTNQGGDQKVRWEYEIKPILLEYIRDGVLKQNALQKIKEIEESF from the coding sequence ATGAGAACATTACAAAACATTGCTAATGAAATAGTAATTTGGGAAGGTTGGAGAGATAATTACAGAGACTTCGTTCCGTTATTCATCGAAGAAGCAAAAACGGGAAACGATTGGAAAAATTGGAATGCTGATATTTTTTGGGAATATTTTGAAAAATCAAATGACCAATGTGTTTCTTCGGTAAAGCGTAGCTATTTTACAGGTGAAGAAAAAAAAAGAATTAAAGAAAATTGGCATGAAGTATCACCAATATTGCAAAAAATAGCTTTATCTCAAGATGTACCATTGTATGACAGTTATTATGAATTGAAAGACGTTATTAAAAAATATACAAATCAAAATAGAAAGGTCGCCACTAATCGCCTTATTGCTGGTCTACAACCGAATCTTTCATGCACTATCGTAAATGAAGATAATTTAAGAGTTTTTATAAAAAAATTAAATGAAAATGTTGTTGACTGTAATATTCCGATTACTGGTGATTGGTTTAGAAATAGTAATGCCGTATGGCATTTTTTTTCAGAGAATTTGAAGAGCAGTTCTTTGTACGAAAATATAACTTTGCCGTGGCAGATGTATGAATATTTTATAAATGATGAAAATAATGACATGAGTGAAATACCAGAAAAAAGAGAATCTATTGTAACGCTTTTACAATACAAAAATCAAATTATCTTACAAGGTCCTCCAGGAACAGGAAAAACTAGAGAAGCAAAATTGATTGCGGAAAGTATGTTAGAATTAAATGAAGATGAAATACAAAAGAGTGAACGATTTAAAATTATTCAGTTTCACCCAAGTTATACTTATGAAGATTTTGTCAGGGGAATTGTTGCAAAGCAAAATGAAGATGGTGAAGGTATTATGTATGAAGCAGAAAATAAAACCTTAGGTAAATTTGCCGAAAATGCATGGAGGAATTTTATAGCTTCACAACAATCGGAGAAAAATGTTGACAATGTAGAGTATATTTTTGACCAATTTCGTCTTCATATTATTTCAAAACTTGCTGAAGATGAAAAATTCGAGCTGACAAATAATATTTACATTTCTGAGATTGATGATAGAAGGTTTAAATACAAAGGTGATAACTGGAAAAGACATCCTAAAGGTCTAAATATTCGTTATTCTGAATTTAAAAAAGTTATCGAAATTAGTCCATCTAATAGACAAGAAATCGTAATGAATACGTCATTGAAATCTTTAACACGTAGCCACGCTACATATTTCTTTGAATTATTTACTAAGTTTAAAGAATTTTGTGAAAATAATAAAGAATTTCTAAATAACGAAGAAACTCATAAAAAATATATTTTAGTAATTGATGAAATCAACCGAGCTAATCTTTCATCAGTTTTAGGGGAACTTATTTACGCTCTCGAATACCGTGGTGAAGAAGTTGAAAGTATGTACGAAGTTGATGGATCTCAGAAATTGATACTTCCGCCCAACCTTTATATTATTGGAACCATGAATACTGCCGACAGAAGTGTGGGACATATTGATTATGCAATCAGAAGAAGGTTTGCGTTTGTGGATGTTATGCCAAAAGATTTAACAAATGAAATGAAAGAAGGTGAGTTTTATACTACTTTATTTGAAGATGTAAAGTCACTTTTCACAACAGATGATTACAAAACAAAGTCTGATTATATCTCACAAGAATTTGAACCGAAAGATGTCGCTTTAGGGCATTCTTATTTCATTGATAAAACTAATCAAGGTGGTGATCAAAAAGTACGTTGGGAATATGAGATAAAACCAATTCTTTTAGAATATATAAGAGACGGAGTTTTAAAACAAAACGCTTTGCAAAAAATTAAGGAAATAGAAGAAAGCTTTTAA